One genomic segment of Ignavibacteriota bacterium includes these proteins:
- a CDS encoding linear amide C-N hydrolase has product MKKKNNLLLILICILLLFNYSWVYPCTTFVLKNDRSLLFGRNLDWHIGTGLLITNQRNIEKVALVDSVENPIKWISKYGSITFNQVGRDLPYGGMNEVGLVVEHMSLPKTKYPAKDNRQSIQACQWIQYQLDNCATIEDVINSDKFLRIVDKISLFHFLICDRLGNVAVIEFLNGTMVVKAGEQLSLAALANSTYEESITSFVTKANTTYDRSLYNFCTASKMIENYSSNKVSDDIAYSFDILKSVAQGYSTKWSIVYDIKNLKVYFKIFETPTIIET; this is encoded by the coding sequence TTGAAAAAGAAAAATAATTTACTTTTAATTCTTATATGTATTCTACTTCTGTTCAATTATTCTTGGGTTTATCCTTGTACGACATTCGTTTTAAAAAATGATAGAAGTCTTCTATTTGGCAGAAACCTTGATTGGCATATCGGCACTGGACTATTAATTACTAATCAAAGAAATATTGAAAAAGTAGCTTTGGTTGATTCAGTTGAAAATCCAATTAAGTGGATTTCAAAATATGGAAGTATAACATTTAATCAAGTAGGGAGAGACCTTCCATATGGAGGAATGAATGAAGTCGGTTTGGTTGTCGAACATATGTCATTACCAAAAACAAAGTATCCAGCAAAGGATAATCGTCAATCAATACAAGCTTGTCAATGGATACAATATCAACTCGATAATTGCGCTACAATTGAAGATGTAATTAATAGTGATAAGTTTTTAAGAATTGTTGATAAAATATCGTTATTTCATTTTCTCATTTGCGATAGACTAGGAAACGTTGCAGTAATAGAATTTTTGAACGGCACAATGGTAGTAAAAGCTGGAGAGCAGCTTTCCTTGGCAGCGTTGGCTAATAGCACTTATGAGGAATCGATAACATCTTTTGTCACAAAAGCAAACACCACTTATGATAGGTCATTATATAACTTTTGCACAGCTTCCAAGATGATTGAGAATTATTCAAGTAATAAAGTTAGTGATGATATTGCTTATTCATTTGATATTCTAAAATCTGTTGCACAAGGTTACAGCACTAAGTGGAGTATAGTATATGACATTAAAAATCTGAAAGTATATTTTAAGATTTTTGAAACACCTACTATAATAGAAACC